In Vidua chalybeata isolate OUT-0048 chromosome 4, bVidCha1 merged haplotype, whole genome shotgun sequence, the genomic window ttggctctgctgctgggtggGTGACACGAGAGCCTCAGGAGCTGTTGGGTGTCTGCTGGCCACATTGCAGGTGTGCAGCAGTCACCTGTTGCTCTGGCCAGCTTTTGCAGAGTCACAGTGGTTTAGTGAGAGCTGAGCCTCTGGTTTTGGagaacttctgttttctttaagcTTTTAACTTgcagaagcaagaaaaatgaCTAAACCTAGGGGAGTGTGACCTGTCTTGAACTCCACCTTTCCAGGTAAACTTGCGTGACAGCAAGATTTTAGCTGGTTAAAGTGCTGCAGGTGTGGCtttttccacagctgctgaactctggatttgctgcacatgagGAAAGAGCTCCAGATCTATTGAATATCCAAGAGATAATGCACaacagctctgtgcctgcatCTCTGGTTGTCTTCACATCTTCCTCATTTGAAGTCTCTGTGGTGATGCTGGGCCTCTTTAAGTCAATTTAAGCTTTGGATCCCATCCAAAGAAGACAAAGTACACTGAAAATGGGAAGTGCAGAAGGCTGCAGGTCACTTACAGGGGGTGGGAAACCGAGTTGATAATAAACAGAGACTGACGTGGCAGAGAACATGTCTTGCAGAAGTAACACAAGTGCACCCATCCACCTCAGTCTGCATCACCTTTTAGAAGTGTATCTGTGTTACAGATGACAGGGCAGTGATCTTTCTTAAATCAGGCAATACACAGAGAAAGGCCAGAATGGAGCTGTGGTTAAAATTTCATCCTCTTCAGCACATGCTGCCAGGCTCACCCGCTTTCCAAGTTTTGCTGGACTCTCCTATAGGCAGCTTTACACTCTTGTTTTTGgaagacattttttattattcacaggaacagctgctgtgctctctgctttGGCTCCTGGTGCATCTGTGCTGTTTACTAATGATATGGTTGGCAGCAAACGCAGCCTTTTACTGTGTGGCTTCCTTGGGAGATTTTATCTTGAGGTTGtttccccttctttctctgTGGTATTGTCTGAAATTCACAGCTTTCCAGCAGGAGAGCTTTCATGGAATGCCAGCAACCACCAGTGAGTGTGCATTGAACACCCTGAGATCGGACTGTGCTGGTAATTAGCAAGCACATGTCCTTTAATGAGAGGGAGAGTTGATTAAAATCCCTTGGCCACAGACCATGGCTGTGCCCTCGCTGGCACAGTGTGTTCCCTCCCTTGCGTGCAGAGTGCTGAGATGCTGTATTCACGTGCATCCCTGGACAAGGCTCCTCTTGCATGTGTTTATAATGCCAGGTTTACTGGGGAAGTGGAGTCTGGAGCCTCCAGTAACAGCATTCCTCTGTCTCTCTTTGATTTGCAGAACAATCAAGTTCTTGGGATCGGAAGCGGATCTACGATTGTACATGCAGTGCAACGATTAGGTAGGATGGTCCCCTTCCTGTCCCTCCCACCACAAAAAGTCCCATTTTCCATCTGCCCCAACTACTTGAAAAATCCCCTGTGTGCTGACTTAGAGCTGATGCCTTGGGTCTGTTCACtggctgctgtgtcctgcttgAAGCTGAAGGTTAAAACTGGGCATTGGGCTCCAAATTTATAGCCTGAGAGTCCTGAGGAGGTAATGATTTGCCACCTGTTCCTGACAGCCAGGAAAAGCTCTCCACTGGCACCCACCACAAACTGGAGCTGGGCTCCTTGGTCTGGATCCAGCtttgccagctctgcccagtgCTGACTTGCTGTGTGGCTCGGGGccatgcagctgctctgcttccttTAACCCGTTTGCCTGTGGCTCATTCTGCTCCCCACATCCACATGATTCACACTGAGGGCCCTGCTGAGGTGTAATGAAAATGAGGAATGTGAAAtcctgctgcattttatttatgtaCCCCGCAGCCACGTTTACCTACTTGCTCCAGGTGCAGGATTTTGCTCAGGGATTTATTCagaaaatttcagtaaaatattcaAGTGAGGCAAATGCATTTTTGCAGAGTGAGTGTGAGGGTAATTACTGTCATGGCTCATTACAGAGGGTGCAGAGGTTTAAAGTTCCTTTGCAGGGCAGTCTCAGCCCTGCTTGTGGAGGTGCTGAACTTTGGATGTCCTTggatgcagagcagagcagctgtgggggccATGGGAGTGCAGCATCAGCCCTGTTGTTCTTGGGGATCTTGCTTGGATACAGAAGGGgaaccacagaatcattaaggttggaaaacacctccaagatCCTCAAACCCTACACAGCACCACTGTGTTCTCCACCCAGCCATACTCCCAAGTGTTAAATCTACACTTCCAGATATGAagattccaccacttccctgggcagcacagtTCAGTGTGTCCCACCTGGGTGACTCTGCCTATCTGAGGAGTCCCGTGGTGACCTCCAGCTCCCTTGGGCagagctgtcctgcagcccagagcaggctgagttctgagcacagctcagcccttcactgtgcagggacacagcagggctggggctgccccttgTCACCCGTTTTCCCACTCTGTGTGTGATGCACTTCATTGTCTAGGAGCTGCTGTTCAGCCTTCTGGGCTTGGCTCAGTACAGCAAGCACTCCCTCCTTGAGCACAGAATCAGACTAAATAAATGGCTATTGTATTTGAAGAGGAGTGGCTGTTCCAGGCTGCAAATTCTGGCTTTTCACGTCTCCTGATTGCTTTAGAACTGGGATGTGGCTTGTAACAACATCCAGCCTCATGTAGTGCATGTTCaattcttccagcagcagcattacCTTGGAGCATGTAGCTCGTGTGCTTGCTCTGGTGCACGAGCTCTTGCTGGCTCTTTGGCTGTTGGCTTGTGCCTGAGTATTATAATTactaaaataacattttatccATAATGATATCTTAGTAATAGATTTTAGTCATTTGAGGTTAGCCTGGGggaggaaatatttccttccaTTTAATGGAATACTGTACTTTATTAGTTCTTTTCCTGCtatatatttaaatgttctATAATAAATTAATGTGATGTCCCCAGGGCAACAAGCCAGCAAACCTTTCAgacagctgctggagctctgtgttTACATGGAGAGCAGCAAAAACCTGTCTAATGGAGTGAGAGAGGGGATGGGGCCGATTTCCCAGGTGAGGATTTGCTGATGgggctcctctgctgctggagacatAAAGGTTAATGGCTCATGGTGGCTTGGGCTGGGCCAGAGTGGGTGTTTAAACATTTCTGGCTGTTGAAACTGAGCCTGAGCCCATGGAGGGGGGCACCTGTTTGCTTTTTGAGCGTGACTGAGTTATTTGCAAGCCAAGCAAGTAATTGCAATGAATCAGAGGGGCTGTGCTAAACTGAGGTTTCTTAAAGAGAAAGTTGCTGTGTTTTTGCTTTGTGCAATGAACAAACCAAggcttctgctttttgcctgcaGCTGAGAGAGTTAAGGAGGAGAACCTGACAATTGTCTGCATCCCTACATCCTTTCAGGTGAGTGCTTTCCTCCTTTGCTTCCTGCCAGTCCAAACACTCCTGCAGGGGATCTccccctgggctgtgggaggcCACCCTGCCTCTCTCTGGTTCACAGTGGTGTGAATGAACCAGTGAAAGCAGTCCTGGTGCAGCCTACAGAAAGACCTCACAAAGAAGGTGATGGTGCTGTGTTACCCTGAcctgagctcagggctgggaggtGTATTTGGAGCCAGTGTGGTAAGGCTGGTTGTGTCAGGGTTGGTGTGTGGCTTCCTCTGGATCCCACTtgcaggaaaatgctgctttgtgaTGAACCAGGGTGGTAGTGCAAAGCTCACTGGAGACACTTTGTCTCCTTTGAGTCTGTGTCAGCCCTGACAGCTGTAAAGAATAATAGTAAGCTCTTGTGTTTTCAGCAGGAACTTCAAAAGCATCAGCTGGATTTGATAAAAAATTGCAGAAGAGGAATTCGCTTAACCTCTTATTTGCTGTGCAGCCTTTGCAGGAATTGGTTCATAGCAAGCTAGATGTTGAGAGGGCGGGAGGGAGAATCTGGCTTGGTGGTGGAATACAGATCTGCTGGGGAAGCCTCTGAGCATCTCCCTTGCCTTTGTCAACTGGCTTTGATCTCTTTGCCTCCGTTCCCTGAGATGGAAACCTCCTTTTGGGCAGGTGACACGGTGGGGACAACCCGAAGGGTCTTCAAGGCTGGGTGGCAATACCCCAGTCAAGGAATTGGGCATGTGTCCTTCTCATGGTCCTGGGGACTGTACTTTTGTCACAGCCTTGTCACCATGAGGGCAGTGTGGCAGGCGGGGCAGAGCCTGTCCTGTGAGGTGTTCAGGGACTGGCTGGATacagccctgagcaacctggcaGCTGACCCTGCTTTGACCTGCAGGTTGGATGGAGAGAGACCAACCTGAATTATTCTAAAAGCTTAGGAAAACCTAACATCCTCTTACCCTGCAGTTGTTTAGGTGTGGGGGTGACAGGGCTCTCGTTTCCCAGCTGTTGGAAACAACTGGGGTATAGTGCAAGGTGCTGCAAAGGCcagaaagtgggaaaaaaaaaaattccaatattGGTACTTCTGTTGATTATATAGACTGTGGTGAGAGTCTGTCTTTGATCTGTCTCAAATgattcccaccccaaaatgcTATGTCCCCTTTGAATCTAGGAGAAGCGTTCTGAGTTCAGTCATTAGTTCTTAAGGAAAATTGTGATGAAGCTCTTGTAGTGAGCATAGGCTGGAGCCTGTCCTGCCTTGAAATGTTGTCATTGTTCATTTAACACCACCGAGTTTCTTACCAGTAAAACAAAAAGTTGCTGttaaagggaagagagagattGTACACCTGCAGGAGCCAAAATTCCCAACATGGGGCTGCCTTGTATCTCTTGCAGTCCCTTAGACCTCAACCAATTCCGAGTGGAGCGTTGCCAGGTCagcaaaacagcattttattttcactatGTACAGGTGTAGATGGCTGCCTGAGGTCACTGGCAAGGAAGAGTTGGTTTCAGTGGGCTTTTATACTCCTCCCTTCCCTGTTGTCAGGTCATTAATCCATCACCATCAGTAAAGCTAGAGCAGGGTAAGTATCTGTCCCTGGCGTTTGCGTTGTCTCTTCTCACCGGGACGTGTGCGAGAGCACGGAGTGGGACTGCTCTGTCAAGTGCTGTGCAGTTCCCACCACTTTTCCCTCAGTTCTGGGAACTCTGCTTTTGATTCCCACTGCTCCCATTGCCTTGCAAGCAGAGCCTGGAGACAGCCAAGCCACCTCGTTGCCACACCGCTGACTCTAAGCCTGTTCAGGGTCTGGCCTGCATGTGCAGCACAGTGTTTTTCAATGCTTTGAGTTTCCCAGATTCCTGAAATCTCCTTTTGTGGGCACCATGTGATGAATGCCAACCCACTGGTTTTTATTCCTATAATTGGTGGGAGTCCTTAGGGTACCACAGCCCATGGGTTTTAAAACTGCATGCTATGAAATGCCATGATAAACTATTCAAATCTTACCTTGTTGCCAGGAGTGCCACCTGCTAATTCTAATGTTTTTGGGATGCCAGTGCCTGTGACTGATGCACTTTGTTAGTGTTAGTGGGTAGAATTCAGGGGAATCAGCTGATCCAGGCTGTTGCACTGGGGTTTCTTGGTCTAGCTGCAGCATGGTAGCACGTTTGGACTCGAGCAGAGTCTGTGCAAGGAGGGAATCTCACTCAAATCATGATTTGTAACATAGAAAATTCAACCAGTTAGAGAGtctgcagatgacaccaagttgggtgggagtgtcgatctgcaggagggcaggaaggtTCTGCAggggatctggacaggctggatgggtGGATGGACCAAGGCCAAGGGTCTGAGgttcagcaaggccaagtgctgggtctgcactttggccacaaccTCCTGCAGAtctgcaggctgggggcagagtggctggaaagaggcccagcagaaaaggccctgggggtgctgggaaCACGAACCAttgtgtgccctggtggccaaggaGGCCAGGGGCACCTggcctgtggcagcaggaccagggcagggattgtcctcTCTACTGGGCagtggtgaggccacaccttgaatcctgtgttcagttttgtgCCTCATGACAAGAAgggcactgaggggctggagtgtgtccagagaagggagtggagctggggaggggtctggagcatagttgtgatgaggagcagctgaggggctggagaaaaggaatcTTCtcactctccacaactccctgacaggaggggcaGCCACGttggggttggtctcttctcccaagaaaCAAataacaggacaagaggaaatggccccaagttgtgccaggagaggtttagattggatattagggaaaatttcttcactgagaaGGTGGTCAAgcactgaacaggctgcccaggcagtggtgcagtcaccatccctggagggatgtAAAAGCCATGTACAtgtgactcttggggacatggtttagcagtggcctgggcagtgctggattaaGGGCTGGACTTGATGTTAGTAAACCTGGCTAAACAATTCTGGAATTCCCTGTTCAAGCTGAGCGACTGAGCCAAGGGCAGCTCTGGGTACCCTGATTTGTGTTGCCACTAGAGGGAAACAGCCACTGCAGGAGACCTAGATCAGAGCCACCAAGCAGCTGTTTCAGCAGCTTCCACACTTTTCCCATGAGTTGTGCATTTGCTATTTACTTTTTAGCTTATTTCCAAtgtgaaaaatactttctctgTTAGTTCCACATTGCTGTGgtgtaaatatttaattttcttggtCCCATTTTTCAGCAGAAGGAGATGAGAAGGGCTGGATGGGTGTAAGGGAGAATGATGTCCAAGCTGAAACAACATAGGATTTAAAAATTCCGTATCTGCTTTAGTGCTTAGATACAAGTGATTCCCACCAAGCTGTTGAGGCCTCCTGCTATTTAGTATGGAGACACCCAAACCCAGAAGTTCTGTTGTACCACCTGAGCATTTTAGTTCAAAtcagcagcaggattttcttttgattaaaCTGCTCTGGTGTGGAAACATCATTTTCTCCTTGCTgtgtgttcctgctgcagcctctccacGAGCTCAGAGTGGAGCAGTGGAGCTCTCCCAGGGAGGCTCCATCcttgctgcagccagggaaggacACCAagaatctgttttcctttcctggcaCTGGTGTAAATGGTGTTTGTTGTCTTCTTGGTGCACAGGCTCGTCAGCTGATCCTGCAGAATGGCTTAACACTGAGTGACTTGGACCGAAATCCAGAGGTAAGTGGGACCACAGAGGTGAGACCTCACCTGATTTTCCTCTCACCTGGTCGTTCAGAAAGCATCCAGGCTCCTTAGTCCTGCCTTGAGGTTGAGTTTGAGCAGCCATGCTGCAGAACTTGAGTTGGGACAACaggaaacagcctcaaattATGCCACAGGAGGTTCAGATTGCctgttaggaaaaatttctgcaCTGAATGGTTGGTCAagtactggaacaggctgcccagggcagtggtggaatcagcatccctggaaatgttcaaaaaacatGTAGATTTGatgcttagggacatggtttcGTGGGGACCTGGCAGGGTTTGTTGaatggctggactcaatgatcttaaaggtcttttctaaccttgATGGTTCTATGATTTGAACAGGTTTAGTGTATTTTTCCCCCAAGTTCTTTCTTAGTTCTTGTCCCTTTAGATAGCAAGAAGGCTGCTGGATTGTGTTGTCTCCAGCTGCTTGGGCATCTCTTCCAAGATGAGGCTTGAGACAGGGATGTTGCTGAACTGTCAAagatttttcctgggaaagtcTTGCATGCTGCTCCTTAAACAACACCAGAGGCTAAAGAGATGTGCCTTGCAGGCCAGTAGTTGGTTTGGGTTTCTCTTCCTCTCACATGCCTCTGGCTGTTAGAGGGGCTTGGGTGGTCTCAGGGTGTCCTTGGCTGGCCCATCAGACACTTGTCTCTGGTCAGGCTGGCACCAAGGTGGTCCCAGCTCTGGTGACGTTTGTGACTGCTGCTTGGGACACTCCAGCCCCGGAGCTGCACCAGGAGCAGGGCCTGGGTGCTGCACAGGAGGGGTTTGCACatccattttctcctcttcccacagctTGATGTTGCCATCGATGGAGCTGATGAGGTGGACTCTGATCTCAACCTTATCAAAGGTGGCGGGTGAGCCTTGctgtccatctgtctgtctgtctgtctgtctgtcgcagtgctggtgctgggggcACTGTGTGGCTGTGGGTgtctctgggctgggctggaggggagcctgtgcagggctgtgtgtgcacCCACAGTGGGAGATGGCTCCTGGCCAAGGCTGCCAGGGACAAGGGGCACAAAGTGAGGGGTGGAGATAATGAGTGTAAGGTGGGGGGCAATGGTAACTCCAAAACCAGCAAGAACATATTAGAGGGGACTGGATTTCAAGGCCATTAGGCACAGTGAGGAGCAGTctgatgttttctgtttgttttttttttttttttctcccttgcagTGGCTGCTTGACACAGGAGAAGATAGTTGCAGGATTTGCAAAGTGCTTCATTGTTATTGCTGATTACAGGTGAAGATATTACTGTTCATAATACCTTTCTCCTCCATGGGAGGTTTCAGATGGTGCTGTGTTGGGCCATTATTGTCATTCCAATGGTTACAGGAGAGCAGGAATGGGTGGAAATGAGCCTGGCTCTCAGTATTTCAGCAAttcaatttatctttttttcttaattttcaacTCAGCAGGCCTGCTTGGGAGTCAGCAGAGCTTGTGGGGAAGTGGCAGTTCTGCTCTCTGAGCTCAGTGATTGTCAGCATGGGATAAATTTTCCAGCCATGGGGCTGTGGAAAAAACAACTCCCGTTCTGCTTGTCCAAAGCATGTCAAAACCGGGCTTTTGAGTGGATAGAGCATTGTGCATTAAACTGGCTCTTGCTGACCCTGTGTCCTCCTGAGCCTTGTGCCTGAGGGGTTTGCCAAGGGCCTGGTGATGTTAATGGTGTCAGCAGTGTAATGTCCAGCACTAATCCCACCTCAATCTGTGCCCTCAGGAAAAAATCTGACAGCCTGGGGGAGCAGTGGAAGAAGGGAGTTCCTATCGAGGTCATCCCCATGGCTTATGTCCCTGTCACCAGAGCCCTGACCAAAAAATTCGGCGGTGTCGTGGAGCTGCGGATGGCTGTTAACAAAGCAGTGAGTGTCCCTGTCAGCCCTGCTTCCCCAGGGGATCCACCTGAACGTGGGCAAAAGGAGGACTAGAGGTCTGGCCCTTCATCTGGTGAAATCTGGACTTTCAGTCCCACAAGTGACATCTTGTGTAATTCCTCCTTATTACACTTTGGTTACTGGATCGTGTATTCATGTGTTCAGGCTGCTCATTGAAAGCCTCTCTGGCTAAGTCTGCTAAAGAagcatcctgcagcagggagcagagggattgCCAGCCTGGGTCtgacctgctgctctggggctgttggggggctgcagggcagtcAGAGAGGGTCTCGAGCTGGTGATGGTTTCACTGACAGGTTTATTGTGGGGATGGCCCAAATTGACTTGAATGATGACTCTAAACCActgcagaggggacagctggtCCCAGTGGGGGCTGTGACAAtccctggctgggagcaggaggctcATGCCATGACAACTGTGTTTGCTTCCAGGGCCCTGTGGTGACAGACAATGGGAACTTCATCCTGGACTGGAAGTTTGACAAGGTTCACGAGTGGCGTGAAGTGAACACCGCTATCAAAATGATACCAGGTGatgtctgtgatttttttaaaaaccacaaaagctgGCTGAGGCTTGGTGTGTGATAAGTAACCTGGACTGTGGTATCTCTTGGATATcaggaaatgtgtgtgtgtgtgtgtgtatttgctGCCCTCCTGCAGATCCCTGCATTTGTTTCTACTCAAGAGAGCAGTCAGCTCAGTTGGTACAATTGTGCCCATGGGGCTTTTCTCACACGGTGGTGAAAACCTGGAGTGATATTGGTTGATGTTGACACTGTTTCCCATTAGCACAGCAATGCTGTCCTCTTCCTTACTCTCCTTGTGCCCATTGAGGGAGGGACTTTAGAGGAAACACCGGTGCACTCTGGAGGGAGGGTTTGCACTGTGCTATGGTATTTTCCAAGAGCTGCTTCCAGTTCTGCATCCCATTCCCATTGGGAAACCCTCCCTGCTGGCCTTGCTGTGAGGATGAAGTGTACTCAAGCTCTTGCTGGGCTCgagcagcagtggctgagtGCTCTGTTTGCAAACAAAACAGCCTCTTTGCAAGGACTCCTGCCTTGCAtgagagctgctgcccagccaaGAGCTGCCTCTGGACCATCCAGGTCTGCCCAGGGGCACTGGCACTCTCTGAACTTCAGGGAagctgcagggaagcagcatCTGGATGTCTGGATGTCTTGGCAAAGCTTGTCCCTGCAGTCCTGCCTTCACACAGCTGCCTTCACTGACTGCTCGTGTGTTGCCAGAACGTGCAGGAACAGATTGGGATCTTGTTGCACAAATGTCAACATCCCATGCACAACATCCCATCCAATGCACAAAGCAGCCATATATTGTCCTGGCTCCACAACTGAAACACCATGCCAGGCACAGGCTCTAGTCAGTGGTTTTGCTTCTCTCAGTAGTgcttatcacagaatcacagaattgttggggttggaagggcTCTCTGGTGTCCTGGTGCAGTGCTCCATATCCCAATCCAGTTGCTGCCCTTGGCTGTACAAATCTCTGTATCATTAGAGCTGTGTCTGTGTAAGAGGCAGACAGTGCCTGGttgctctgcacagcaggagCTTCTTCCCTGCATTTCTTGTTGTTTGAGAAAGGAATAGTAAATAATGGGACCTGTTTTCTGCTCAGAAATGGACCTGCTAAGGGAAGTGGATGAGCCTAAATGTGTGGCTGTTAAAGCCTAAatgcagtgctgggagaagggTTTTGGCCACCTTGTGCTTGTGGTAGCCCTTGtctccatttctctccaccttCCTGGcctctggctgtgcctcagtgATCTCTGTGAAGTTAGGAGCACCCCATAATTAAATGCAATCAAAAGTACATTTACAAATGGGTTACAAATTGCAGAGGTAGCACCAGAGCTGCCAAGTCTTAACATTTGAACAAGCGTTAGCCAGGTGATCTCTTACAGGGAAGTCTTTCAGGTGAGTTTGAAGGCAAAGGGAGTGACCTCCACTCCTGTGGGTGTGTGCAGCTTCCTCTTGCTCCCATGGGTCATCAGAtagcagaaaatgcttttctcgTGGTTGTGTTGGTGCAGCAGTGGTGGCTGGGGCAGCATGAATGTCGGGGGAGCTTTGGGAGTGGTTCCTCAGTCTCTGGAGAGTTTTTGCTGGAAGTGGCTGCGTGGAAAAGACTTCCCAGAAGCTCCCAGTGTGGCTGGTCCAGGTTGGACACTTCTCCAAACCTCTGATGGAGGCAGTGGTGCTTTGGAACGAGCAAACCCGCGGGCAGAGCAGAGGACGCGAGCGCAGGGGCGGCTCTGGCAGTAACCAGCGACCTCTCGTTCCGCAGGCGTGGTG contains:
- the RPIA gene encoding ribose-5-phosphate isomerase — protein: MRLPGRLALLRSTPLAARPPGRVRTGRAAARRGFSRGRLGGTMAEEAKKRAAFAAVDKHVQNNQVLGIGSGSTIVHAVQRLAERVKEENLTIVCIPTSFQARQLILQNGLTLSDLDRNPELDVAIDGADEVDSDLNLIKGGGGCLTQEKIVAGFAKCFIVIADYRKKSDSLGEQWKKGVPIEVIPMAYVPVTRALTKKFGGVVELRMAVNKAGPVVTDNGNFILDWKFDKVHEWREVNTAIKMIPGVVETGLFIDMAEVVYFGMEDGSVSVREKQPC